From the Thermodesulfobacteriota bacterium genome, one window contains:
- the nifU gene encoding Fe-S cluster assembly scaffold protein NifU → MYNETVMDHFRNPRNVGVLEDADGVGEVGNPICGDMMTVYLKIKDDCIEDIKFQTFGCGSAIAVSSMLTEIAKGKSLKEAKNITNMDVAEALEGLPTNKLHCSNLGADALQLAIKDYEDKRAGITKPAPIRVEKHEHTHGDKCYCPYCDIEIQEGVTFCEACQSNLEEHHH, encoded by the coding sequence ATGTATAATGAAACGGTGATGGATCACTTCAGAAACCCGAGAAATGTGGGTGTGTTAGAAGATGCGGACGGCGTGGGGGAAGTCGGAAATCCCATTTGCGGGGATATGATGACCGTATATCTTAAAATAAAAGACGATTGCATTGAGGATATCAAATTCCAGACCTTCGGGTGCGGCTCAGCCATTGCCGTGTCCAGCATGCTTACGGAAATTGCCAAGGGGAAAAGCCTAAAAGAGGCTAAAAACATTACCAACATGGATGTGGCCGAAGCATTGGAGGGCCTGCCGACCAACAAACTTCACTGTTCCAACCTGGGAGCCGATGCACTGCAACTGGCCATCAAAGACTATGAAGATAAAAGGGCCGGAATAACAAAACCTGCACCTATCCGTGTGGAAAAACACGAACACACCCATGGTGATAAATGTTACTGTCCCTACTGTGATATCGAGATTCAGGAGGGTGTCACATTTTGTGAGGCCTGCCAGTCAAATCTTGAGGAACACCATCATTAG
- a CDS encoding cysteine desulfurase family protein: MKIINLDHISANPILPEIKEVMIEAIQQDYANPSSQHKGGEQAADALAKARKSVAELINCALSKEIVFTSGGTESINHAIKGVALANADKGKHIITSNIEHNAVIRSIRRLKSNGYKVTSISVDHQGRVNPQDVAEAISDETILVSIMHSNNETGTIQPIEEIGKITREKKIIFHTDAVDSVGIVPVDVQKLGVDLLSFASNTFYGPSGAGGLYIRRGTRVFPLLDGGVQEHNKRAGAENLIGIIGMGKAAQLARQDMEKRMAHLKGIKQKILTQLPDYIDEYIINTHSEFSLPHLISISLKYIEGESVMLMLDDENIAVSTRSACATGSLRASHVLMSLGLNHADAQGTLVVSLGVDNTREDVDRFLAALKNAVTTLRDISPLYNKINRAT, from the coding sequence ATGAAAATCATTAATCTGGATCATATTTCGGCAAACCCGATTTTGCCGGAAATTAAAGAGGTGATGATAGAGGCCATTCAACAGGATTATGCCAACCCTTCCAGCCAGCATAAAGGCGGCGAACAGGCTGCGGATGCTCTGGCAAAGGCCCGCAAGTCTGTGGCAGAATTGATCAACTGTGCTTTGTCCAAAGAAATCGTTTTTACCTCAGGAGGTACGGAATCCATCAATCATGCCATAAAGGGTGTCGCCCTTGCCAATGCAGATAAGGGTAAACATATTATTACGTCAAACATTGAGCATAATGCGGTTATCCGCAGTATTCGCAGGCTGAAATCTAATGGCTACAAGGTGACTTCCATTTCCGTGGACCATCAAGGCCGGGTTAACCCTCAGGATGTGGCTGAAGCCATTAGTGATGAAACCATTCTGGTTTCAATCATGCACAGCAATAATGAAACCGGAACCATCCAGCCCATTGAAGAAATAGGAAAAATTACCCGGGAGAAGAAGATTATTTTTCATACCGATGCGGTCGATTCCGTGGGTATCGTGCCGGTTGACGTGCAAAAACTGGGGGTCGATTTGCTCAGTTTTGCCTCCAATACGTTTTACGGGCCGTCAGGGGCCGGGGGATTATACATCCGCCGAGGTACCCGTGTATTTCCGCTCTTAGACGGCGGTGTCCAGGAGCACAACAAGCGGGCAGGGGCGGAAAACCTGATCGGGATTATCGGTATGGGCAAGGCGGCGCAGCTTGCCAGGCAGGATATGGAGAAAAGAATGGCCCATCTCAAAGGGATAAAACAAAAGATTTTAACCCAGCTTCCGGATTATATTGATGAGTACATTATCAATACCCATTCTGAGTTCAGCCTTCCCCATCTGATTTCAATTTCCTTAAAGTACATTGAAGGTGAAAGTGTGATGCTGATGCTGGATGATGAAAATATTGCCGTATCCACCCGATCCGCCTGTGCCACCGGTTCCCTTCGAGCGTCTCATGTCCTGATGTCCCTGGGTCTCAATCACGCGGATGCCCAGGGCACGCTGGTTGTTTCTTTAGGAGTGGATAATACCAGAGAAGATGTGGACCGTTTTTTAGCTGCCCTGAAAAATGCGGTCACCACCTTAAGGGATATTTCACCTTTATATAACAAGATTAACCGGGCAACATAG
- a CDS encoding 2-hydroxyacyl-CoA dehydratase family protein produces the protein MAKFDLFYDIMNHPGQYALSWKKKTGNKVIGYFCSYAPEEIITAAGALPFRILPGSTSISKADAHLQSYSCSLVRGALEDALNGRLDFLDGTVFPHTCDSIQRLSDIWRMNAGFKFHADVLVPAKLNTPSAVEYMISILARFKKQLEKLTGTEITVEKMKEAINIYNGIKTHLSQLYAIRGDAPGVIKSSDIHAVFKAAMVMDRKQLLEELERLTTDLEGKNHAPEPAQKRIVLSGGLCSMPDIYKTIEESGGVVVWDDLCTGSRYFAGEINSQEEPLKAISTRYMERVVCPAKHKGIFSRGEYLIDAVKSNRADGVIFFLLKFCDPHAFDYPYMKEMLEKENIPCVLLEVEDPLPSEGQINTRCEAFMEML, from the coding sequence ATGGCAAAATTTGATCTTTTTTATGACATTATGAACCATCCGGGTCAGTATGCCCTGAGCTGGAAAAAAAAAACCGGTAATAAAGTAATCGGCTATTTCTGTTCATATGCACCTGAAGAAATTATAACGGCAGCCGGCGCTCTGCCATTTAGAATCCTGCCCGGATCAACAAGCATTTCAAAAGCGGATGCGCATCTGCAGTCTTACAGTTGCAGTCTTGTTCGCGGAGCACTGGAAGATGCCTTGAACGGAAGGCTTGATTTTCTTGATGGGACTGTCTTCCCCCATACCTGCGATTCGATCCAACGGCTTTCCGACATATGGCGCATGAATGCCGGTTTCAAGTTCCATGCAGATGTGTTGGTACCGGCAAAGCTGAACACCCCAAGTGCGGTGGAATATATGATAAGTATTCTCGCCCGGTTTAAAAAACAACTGGAAAAACTGACGGGTACCGAGATTACTGTAGAAAAAATGAAAGAAGCCATAAACATATACAATGGCATAAAGACACATCTTTCTCAGCTTTATGCCATAAGAGGGGATGCACCCGGCGTGATCAAAAGCAGCGATATCCATGCCGTATTCAAGGCCGCAATGGTTATGGATCGAAAACAGCTGCTGGAAGAACTTGAAAGGCTGACCACCGACCTTGAGGGAAAAAACCATGCCCCTGAACCGGCCCAAAAAAGAATCGTCCTGAGCGGCGGGCTGTGCAGTATGCCTGATATATATAAGACCATAGAGGAATCAGGCGGTGTGGTGGTGTGGGATGACTTATGTACAGGATCAAGATATTTTGCAGGAGAGATTAACTCCCAGGAAGAACCTTTAAAAGCCATTTCCACCCGATACATGGAAAGAGTCGTGTGCCCGGCAAAACACAAAGGCATATTCAGCCGCGGCGAGTATCTGATTGATGCGGTCAAAAGTAACAGGGCCGACGGGGTCATATTTTTCTTGTTAAAGTTTTGTGATCCCCATGCCTTTGACTACCCCTACATGAAGGAGATGCTGGAAAAAGAGAACATTCCGTGTGTGCTTTTGGAAGTAGAAGACCCGCTTCCTTCGGAAGGGCAGATCAATACAAGGTGTGAAGCGTTTATGGAAATGCTGTAA
- a CDS encoding protein-L-isoaspartate(D-aspartate) O-methyltransferase produces the protein MIDDSIKHKRQRKEMVKRQIVARGITDEKVITAMSNVPRHLFVSEALTDQAYGDFPLPIGEQQTISQPYIVAEMTQALQLGKEDRVLEIGTGSGYQAAIIAQIAYRVYTIERIHSLLLKARSLFDKLLYHNIITRYSDGTSGWADESPFDAIIITAGAPSIPQTLVNQLAVGGRMVIPVGDRYSQELIKLHREKNGIHKTNLGGCRFVKLIGEHGWREK, from the coding sequence ATGATAGACGATTCCATAAAACATAAACGTCAACGAAAAGAAATGGTAAAAAGACAGATTGTCGCACGTGGAATAACGGATGAAAAAGTGATCACCGCCATGAGCAATGTACCCAGACATCTTTTTGTCAGCGAAGCGCTCACAGATCAGGCGTATGGTGATTTCCCTCTTCCCATCGGAGAACAGCAAACCATATCCCAACCTTATATTGTTGCCGAGATGACCCAGGCGCTGCAACTTGGTAAAGAAGATCGCGTCCTGGAGATTGGAACCGGCTCAGGATATCAGGCGGCCATTATTGCCCAAATCGCCTATCGTGTTTATACCATTGAAAGGATACACTCACTTCTACTAAAGGCACGCAGTCTTTTTGACAAACTTTTATACCATAATATCATCACCCGGTATTCCGACGGAACCAGCGGATGGGCAGACGAAAGCCCTTTTGACGCCATCATCATTACTGCAGGAGCTCCGTCCATTCCGCAAACACTGGTTAATCAGCTCGCCGTGGGAGGACGTATGGTGATACCTGTGGGGGATCGGTACTCTCAGGAATTGATTAAACTTCATCGGGAAAAGAACGGAATCCATAAAACCAACCTGGGCGGATGCCGGTTTGTCAAACTCATTGGTGAACACGGCTGGAGAGAAAAATAA
- a CDS encoding 2-hydroxyacyl-CoA dehydratase family protein, with product MPDPNKAIDPEVEKRKIKSVKRMKEIMTEYYIEAKTPKEQTGKKIAWITSGGPVEPLIAMEVIPVYPENYGAMIGASKMGTDLCQKAESMGYAGDLCSYARADIASATVNGGPIGGLPEPDMLICCNNICGTVLKWYEVQARYYHVPLFILDTPVCHTEFSAEIRQYVEKQVREYIRFLEDVCEKKFDYDKMAQVGELSVRGQELWQKVLDTTMNRPSPMTCFDAFFHLALIVTLRGTQTVVDYYEMLLAEMKQRIKDGISMVPDEKYRLLWDNLPIWYRTRWMSDKFAAHGACLVADTYTSGWCSSLKYMDRADFLGSLAEGYTRIFLNTGTDQMADNILEMAKKYSADGLVMHSNRSCKPYSFGQYDIQKIVQEKMHIPTLVIEADMVDERIFTESQIETRIDAFIEMLK from the coding sequence ATGCCGGATCCGAATAAAGCGATAGATCCTGAAGTGGAAAAAAGAAAAATAAAGTCAGTCAAGCGTATGAAAGAGATCATGACTGAATATTATATTGAAGCCAAGACACCCAAAGAACAGACCGGCAAAAAAATCGCCTGGATTACCAGCGGCGGACCTGTTGAACCCTTGATTGCCATGGAAGTGATACCCGTATATCCGGAAAATTATGGAGCAATGATCGGTGCAAGTAAAATGGGAACCGATCTTTGCCAAAAAGCCGAATCAATGGGATATGCCGGTGATCTGTGTTCCTATGCAAGGGCTGATATCGCCAGCGCGACGGTCAACGGTGGCCCCATCGGAGGACTTCCAGAACCCGATATGCTGATTTGCTGTAACAATATCTGCGGAACCGTCCTTAAATGGTACGAAGTGCAGGCCCGATACTATCATGTGCCGCTTTTCATTCTGGATACCCCTGTCTGCCATACGGAATTTTCTGCTGAAATCAGGCAGTACGTGGAAAAACAGGTAAGGGAATACATACGCTTTCTAGAAGACGTGTGCGAAAAAAAGTTTGATTATGACAAAATGGCTCAAGTCGGTGAACTTTCCGTCAGAGGGCAGGAACTCTGGCAGAAGGTTCTCGACACGACCATGAACCGGCCATCACCCATGACCTGCTTTGATGCGTTTTTTCATCTTGCCCTGATTGTTACCTTGAGGGGCACGCAAACGGTGGTCGATTATTATGAAATGCTTCTGGCCGAGATGAAGCAGCGGATAAAGGACGGTATCAGCATGGTCCCGGATGAAAAGTACAGGCTGCTGTGGGACAATCTGCCCATCTGGTACAGGACCCGCTGGATGTCTGACAAATTTGCCGCCCATGGCGCCTGTCTGGTGGCGGACACCTATACTTCAGGATGGTGCAGTTCCCTGAAATATATGGACAGAGCCGATTTCCTGGGATCTCTGGCCGAAGGGTACACCCGAATTTTTCTTAACACCGGCACCGATCAAATGGCAGACAATATCCTGGAAATGGCAAAAAAATATAGTGCGGACGGGCTGGTGATGCATTCAAACAGAAGCTGCAAGCCTTATTCTTTCGGGCAGTATGATATTCAAAAAATAGTGCAGGAAAAGATGCACATACCCACCTTGGTGATTGAAGCAGATATGGTTGATGAGAGAATTTTTACTGAAAGTCAGATTGAAACCAGAATAGATGCATTCATCGAAATGCTGAAATAA
- a CDS encoding MBL fold metallo-hydrolase, which yields MQVLDNIHAFLWQSMTANNCNTYLIDGPTRVLIDPGHKSMFGHVENGLAELGLGIEDIGLILCTHAHPDHIEAVELFKNTSALFALHEKEWDFVKSMEKQAGTMGIDLDSISPDLFLKEGDRPVSGIELQVIHTPGHSPGSVSLYLPQSKVLFTGDLIFNDAVGRTDLPGGDGKLLKESIKRLSCLDVDWLLPGHEEIVSGAGEVKENFRQVEEFWFKFI from the coding sequence ATGCAGGTATTAGACAATATCCATGCCTTTCTCTGGCAATCAATGACGGCGAATAATTGCAACACCTATTTAATTGATGGCCCGACCCGTGTGCTCATTGACCCGGGACATAAGAGCATGTTCGGTCATGTGGAAAATGGACTTGCCGAGCTGGGTCTGGGAATTGAAGATATAGGCCTTATCCTATGCACCCATGCCCACCCGGATCACATCGAAGCGGTTGAACTATTTAAAAATACGTCGGCACTTTTTGCCCTGCATGAAAAGGAATGGGATTTTGTCAAATCGATGGAAAAGCAGGCGGGTACCATGGGTATTGATCTTGACTCCATTTCACCTGATTTATTTCTCAAGGAAGGCGACCGGCCGGTAAGTGGAATTGAACTTCAGGTTATTCATACTCCCGGCCACTCTCCCGGTTCCGTTTCCCTTTATTTGCCGCAATCAAAAGTACTATTTACCGGTGACCTGATTTTTAATGATGCCGTCGGACGCACCGACCTTCCAGGCGGTGACGGCAAACTGCTTAAAGAAAGCATTAAACGGCTTTCATGCCTCGACGTGGATTGGTTATTGCCCGGACATGAAGAAATCGTTTCAGGAGCCGGGGAGGTAAAGGAAAATTTCAGACAGGTCGAAGAATTTTGGTTTAAGTTTATATAG
- a CDS encoding acyl-CoA dehydratase activase, with protein sequence MITVGVDIGSITAKAAIIKDESIAATKVILTGYNAQTAGTQVLEAVLADAGIDSSQVDCMIATGYGRHRVTFADKAVTEITCHAAGAHFLDHDVRSIIDIGGQDSKVIVINENGKVIDFAMNDKCAAGTGRFLEVMARALEVDLDEFGHMSLKADNTAAISSLCTVFAESEVISLISKGENRPNIIASIHESIASRVVAMGNRIGLREPVMMTGGVAKNIGVVRALEKKINTTIKVSKNAQVTGAIGAGLIAATQKGKGGEE encoded by the coding sequence ATGATAACTGTTGGTGTAGATATAGGGTCCATCACTGCCAAAGCGGCGATAATAAAAGATGAAAGTATAGCAGCCACAAAAGTTATTTTAACCGGCTATAACGCACAAACTGCAGGGACCCAGGTGTTGGAAGCTGTTTTGGCTGATGCAGGCATCGATTCTTCACAGGTGGATTGTATGATTGCAACAGGCTATGGAAGACACCGCGTGACTTTCGCCGATAAGGCGGTCACCGAGATTACCTGCCATGCAGCAGGGGCTCATTTTCTTGATCACGATGTTCGTTCCATCATCGATATCGGCGGGCAGGACAGCAAGGTGATCGTCATCAATGAAAACGGCAAAGTGATCGATTTCGCCATGAACGATAAATGTGCCGCCGGAACAGGTCGTTTCCTGGAAGTCATGGCAAGGGCCCTTGAAGTCGACCTGGATGAATTCGGCCACATGTCTCTTAAGGCGGACAATACGGCGGCCATCAGCAGCCTGTGCACCGTGTTTGCTGAATCTGAGGTTATTTCATTGATTTCAAAAGGTGAAAACCGGCCAAACATTATTGCCAGCATACATGAATCGATTGCATCGCGGGTGGTGGCCATGGGAAACCGAATCGGTCTGCGTGAACCGGTGATGATGACAGGTGGTGTGGCAAAAAATATCGGCGTGGTCAGGGCCCTGGAAAAAAAGATCAACACCACCATAAAAGTATCCAAAAATGCCCAGGTCACCGGCGCTATCGGAGCCGGGCTGATTGCAGCCACGCAGAAGGGAAAAGGCGGTGAGGAATAA
- a CDS encoding nitroreductase family protein, with protein MTLDRTVTTAIDREICIGCGECVKVCPQDTISLQNNKACITGDNSLVCDHCRAACVSGAVTVDGIDESLSVFEGFQAERKWLPHGKYDIVGLVNLMQSRRSCRNYLEKPVEGTLLNDLVKIGITAPSGSNCQMWSFSILPNRSSVEALGVKIKRFYEKLNRLSENFWLRFLLKCAGKPELSWYYENYYQRIKEGLADWDEKGKDLLFHGAPAAILVAAKKEASCPSEDSLLATQNILLGAHALGLGTCLIGFAVSAMNRDRKICDLIKLPEDERVYAVIAVGYPDEKYIHVTGRKPALIRTIALC; from the coding sequence ATGACATTGGATAGAACAGTGACCACCGCTATCGACAGGGAAATCTGTATCGGTTGTGGGGAGTGTGTCAAAGTTTGCCCGCAGGATACCATCTCCTTGCAGAACAACAAAGCCTGCATTACCGGGGATAATTCCCTGGTGTGCGATCATTGCAGGGCGGCTTGTGTATCCGGAGCGGTTACCGTAGACGGGATTGATGAGTCATTGTCTGTTTTTGAAGGTTTTCAGGCGGAAAGGAAATGGCTGCCCCACGGTAAATATGACATTGTGGGATTGGTTAACCTGATGCAATCCAGGCGGTCCTGCAGGAATTATCTGGAAAAACCGGTAGAGGGAACACTGCTGAACGATCTGGTAAAGATCGGAATTACCGCGCCTTCCGGATCGAACTGTCAGATGTGGTCGTTCAGTATTCTCCCGAACCGTTCGTCGGTTGAAGCATTGGGTGTTAAAATAAAGCGATTTTATGAGAAACTGAACCGGTTGTCTGAAAATTTCTGGCTGAGATTTCTACTTAAATGTGCCGGAAAACCCGAGTTGAGCTGGTACTATGAAAATTATTACCAGAGGATAAAAGAGGGATTGGCCGATTGGGATGAGAAGGGAAAAGATCTCCTGTTTCACGGGGCTCCGGCGGCTATCTTGGTTGCAGCAAAAAAAGAGGCGAGTTGTCCGTCGGAAGACTCCCTGTTGGCAACGCAAAACATCCTGCTCGGTGCTCATGCCTTGGGGTTGGGAACATGCCTGATCGGATTTGCAGTGAGTGCCATGAACAGGGACAGGAAAATTTGTGACCTTATCAAGCTGCCGGAAGATGAACGCGTGTATGCAGTGATTGCGGTGGGTTATCCGGATGAGAAGTATATCCATGTGACAGGGAGGAAACCCGCTTTGATTCGGACAATCGCCCTGTGTTGA